In the Bacilli bacterium genome, ACAAACGTTGCGAAATAATGGTTTTGATAAATGCGGTTGACGTTGTCGCGATCTTCCATGCTGACGACAAAAAAGCCGATCGTATCGGTGTCTTTTCCGGCCAGCACGCGTGCGGACGTGTTTGGCGCATAATTGTATTGTTCAATGATTTTCAGCACCTTTTCCCGAGTTTTCTGGGGAATGTCGGGATAATTGTTCAAAACTCGCGATACGGTGCTTCTTGACACTCCGGCCAATTTGGCGATATCTTCGCTGCGCATGGAACCTCCTTTCTTTTTACAAACGCGCGTTAGTTACATTATAATGCAACAATCAGGTTATGAATAGAGGCGGAATCAATTCCCGGCGGCGGCAAAACGGCGGCGGTAATCATGCGGGGTGCAGCCGTAAAACCGCTTAAACATGTTGATAAAATAGCTCGGATTGTTATAGCCGACATCAAGCGCCACGCTTGTAATTTTCAAGTTTGTTTCCTGCAAAAGCCTGGCCGCTTGCTGGACGCGGTGCCGGTTGATGAATTCGATCGGCGTTTTATTGGTGATTTCCTTGAAAAACCGGCAAAAATGCGCTTCGCTCATGGAAACGATAGCGGCCAAATCCCGCAGGCGAATCGGTTCCTGGAAATGGTTCTCGATATATGTCAACACGTTTTTCAGCCGGTCGAGTTTTCCGGACAGCGCCGGGGCATGCGCGCTTCGGCCGGACGGTTTTCCCAGCTGAAACAGCTTGCCCATCGCAAGGTGCAATAGCCCCTTGGTGATCAGTTCGCAGGCGGGCGCGGCGTTGGCATTTGCCGTAAAAATGGCGCCGAGCAAATCAAGCAATTCCGCTCCGCTCACCGTGTCGGCCGACAGATGAACCGGCGCAAGACGCTCTTTGCGGATGATCGGCAGGATATATTTTTCAAACGCGGCGTCAATGGCGCTGCTGTTGAACAGCTGGGGATGAAAGACGACCGCCTTGAAAGAGCAGGCCTTAGTCCCTCGCACCTGCCCGGAATGCAGCATGCCGGAGTTTACGAAAATGGCTTCGCCGGCTTTCAGCGCATAGTCGCGGAGGTCAACGCGAAATACCGCTTCGCCTTCCGTGACCAGCAAAAATTCCAACTCTTCGTGCCAATGCAGATCCAACAGCGGCTCGGACGCCGGACAGTCGATGGCGTAAATGCTGACCGGATATTGCGGGGTGCCGTGCGTGCGCCGCTCTTTTAACAGGCTTTTGCGCATTGGAATATCATCCTTTTAAGCAAAATCGTGATATAAACGGGCAAAATGGAACAAGATAAATAAATTGAAGATCAATATTATTATAATATGCGAAATGGAGGGATGATAGATGAAATTTACAAACGGCTATTGGCTGGTGAAAGAAGGCGTCGATATCGCGTGTGCGACCGA is a window encoding:
- a CDS encoding AraC family transcriptional regulator, translating into MRKSLLKERRTHGTPQYPVSIYAIDCPASEPLLDLHWHEELEFLLVTEGEAVFRVDLRDYALKAGEAIFVNSGMLHSGQVRGTKACSFKAVVFHPQLFNSSAIDAAFEKYILPIIRKERLAPVHLSADTVSGAELLDLLGAIFTANANAAPACELITKGLLHLAMGKLFQLGKPSGRSAHAPALSGKLDRLKNVLTYIENHFQEPIRLRDLAAIVSMSEAHFCRFFKEITNKTPIEFINRHRVQQAARLLQETNLKITSVALDVGYNNPSYFINMFKRFYGCTPHDYRRRFAAAGN